Within the Candidatus Diapherotrites archaeon genome, the region GGGCACGCCGAGCGAGTTCTCCGCCCGCCAGGTGGTCGAGCTGCCCGAGGTCCGCCCCGTGGTCACCGAGCACCGTTCCCACGCCTGCCGCTGCTCATGTGGCCACGTCACCCGGGCGCCGTTCCCCGCCGAGGCGCGGGCACCAGTCAGCTACGGGCCGCGGCTGCGAGCCGTCGTCGCCTACCTGCTCGGCCGCCAGCACCTGCCCACCCGCCGGGTGGCGGAGGCCATGTCCGACCTGTTCGGCGTACCGATCTCCACCGGCGCCGTCGACTCCATCTACAGCGAGGCGTCCCGCCGCCTGCTGGGCTTCATCGCCGCCCTCGTGGCGTTCCTGCGCACGCTGCCCGTGCTGCACGCGGATGAGACCACGGACCGGGTGGGCACCAAGACCTGCTGGATGCACGTGGTGTCCACCGCCATGTTCACCCTGGTCCACGCCTCGATGACCCGTGGAGGCGACGCCATCGACGAGGCGGGGGTGCTGCGGGGCTACCGGGGCGTGGTCGTGCACGACCGCCTGGCCATGTACTGGAAGCTGAAGGCCAAGCACGGTCTGTGCGGGGCGCACCTGCTGCGCGACCTGGCCGAGGTCGCCCTCGTCGCCACCCAGACGGCGTGGGCGGCGGGACTCGCCGCGCTCCTCGTCGAGGTCAACGCCGCCTGCGACGACGCCCGCCGTCGCGGGCTGAAACAGTTGGCCCCGGCTGCCCAGCGCGCCTTCGCCGGCCGCTACGACGCCCTCGTCGCCCAGGGGCTGGCCGCCAACCCCGA harbors:
- a CDS encoding IS66 family transposase, which produces QLRQNSGNSGKPPSRDAAAERQRQAEQRQQRAQAKGGAQRRRGKQRGAKGKGLEMSATPDEVVDHRPGRCEGCGAELGEGTPSEFSARQVVELPEVRPVVTEHRSHACRCSCGHVTRAPFPAEARAPVSYGPRLRAVVAYLLGRQHLPTRRVAEAMSDLFGVPISTGAVDSIYSEASRRLLGFIAALVAFLRTLPVLHADETTDRVGTKTCWMHVVSTAMFTLVHASMTRGGDAIDEAGVLRGYRGVVVHDRLAMYWKLKAKHGLCGAHLLRDLAEVALVATQTAWAAGLAALLVEVNAACDDARRRGLKQLAPAAQRAFAGRYDALVAQGLAANPDPPNGRKRSYYERRSHNLVGAFRDHRRHVLRYMYDLEVGFTNNQAERDLRPTKLHRKISGCFRSQHGAERFAHLRSYLSTTRKHDVPAIDALTRLFKGDPWMPPTPPAT